The following proteins come from a genomic window of Pocillopora verrucosa isolate sample1 chromosome 6, ASM3666991v2, whole genome shotgun sequence:
- the LOC131774920 gene encoding histamine H2 receptor-like, with protein sequence MNDSNATSKFPQQHSGFGLKTLSKLLPVAIVMVLANGLVFVLFYRCRRLRTSSNYVLLSLAICDFSTGAIAIPYFIVYSFGIFPPQMYYGVYASHTLLSISGAFHILFITGLKYMATVSPLKHHVVTKSLVLKIVLGVWITSTVFAIIPVVLHIAEASARWDVIHTAVCLVMVFLFPYIFMIYAYIAMFSAITKRQRPSLILNKNSREQKKKKSDRKCILVFAAMASIFACCWFPYFIVMLLVNIRLKVLFSVFEAVIVIRYITSLANPLLYTFFKRDFWSAFQNLLQNKGKVSSTSQKSQTGSLSLTSRLRSRSSVNSRRLTTLEGEGQEPRMIPNSNVTFGEETFLTSRV encoded by the coding sequence ATGAATGACAGCAATGCAACCTCAAAGTTTCCTCAACAACACTCCGGCTTTGGACTCAAGACCTTGAGCAAACTTCTTCCAGTTGCCATAGTAATGGTTCTGGCTAATGGACTcgtgtttgtcttgttttaccGATGTCGTCGACTTCGCACCTCTTCTAACTACGTGCTTCTCAGTTTGGCAATTTGTGACTTCAGTACTGGCGCTATCGCTATTCCATACTTCATTGTTTATAGTTTTGGCATTTTTCCGCCACAAATGTATTATGGGGTTTACGCCTCGCATACATTACTATCTATTTCAGGTGCTTTTCACATACTCTTTATTACTGGGCTCAAGTACATGGCAACTGTCAGTCCATTAAAACACCACGTGGTGACCAAGAGcttggttttgaaaattgtgctcGGCGTTTGGATCACTTCTACTGTTTTTGCCATCATTCCTGTCGTTTTGCATATTGCCGAAGCATCTGCACGTTGGGACGTTATTCATACTGCAGTTTGCCTTGTTATGGTTTTCCTTTTCCCGTACATATTTATGATTTATGCATACATAgccatgttcagtgcaattACTAAAAGGCAGCGACCATCGTTGATTCTGAATAAAAACTCGCGggagcagaagaaaaaaaaaagtgacaggAAGTGTATCTTGGTTTTCGCAGCCATGGCGTCCATATTTGCCTGCTGTTGGTTCCCTTATTTTATCGTCATGCTATTAGTCAATATAAGACTAAAAGTTCTGTTTAGTGTCTTTGAAGCTGTTATCGTCATTCGATATATCACATCTTTGGCCAATCCTCTTCTCTACACGTTTTTCAAACGCGACTTCTGGTCCGCTTTTCAAAATCTGTTGCAAAACAAGGGAAAGGTCAGTTCTACTTCTCAAAAAAGTCAAACAGGGTCTCTTAGTCTCACGAGCCGACTAAGATCCAGATCAAGCGTCAACAGCAGAAGGTTAACGACGCTCGAAGGAGAAGGACAAGAACCGAGAATGATTCCCAATAGCAACGTGACCTTTGGGGAAGAGACATTTCTTACAAGCCGTGTTTAA